In a genomic window of Saccharothrix sp. HUAS TT1:
- the ptsP gene encoding phosphoenolpyruvate--protein phosphotransferase, whose translation MSSARLSGVGVSSGRASGPVVRVAEPLGEPDAGPAPADPAAEAARIRPAADVVATRLRDRAAAASGDAKDVLETTAAMAADPALLSQSEKLVTTDSLPAARAVHQAAAGFISALEAAGGYMAERARDVRDVRDRLVAELLGVPAPGVPALAAPSVLVARDLAPADTAGLDPAKVLALVTEEGGPTSHTAILARALGIPAVVACRGVLDLDVPSLLVDGDTGEVRASDGTVRAARAEGRAEWNGVGALRDGHRVKVLGNVGSPADAVAAAAGGAEGVGLFRTEFCFLSASSEPSVDEQRAAYAAVLAPFAGKPVVVRTLDAGADKPLPFLAPEPEPNPALGVRGLRVAFDRPDVLDRQLEAIALAAADTGAEVSVMAPMVATAAEAAWFVERARAAGLRRAGVMIEIPAAALVAHEVLAVVDFVSIGTNDLAQYVFAADRQVGAVAALNDPWQPALLRLVRLVGDAGAALGKPVGVCGEAAADPLLACVLTGLGVTSLSMNHTALAGVGAKLATTSFDLCQLAARGAVAAADPASAKLAARAPH comes from the coding sequence ATGTCGAGCGCGCGCCTGAGTGGTGTCGGGGTCAGTTCCGGTCGGGCCTCCGGGCCGGTGGTCCGGGTGGCGGAACCGCTCGGCGAGCCGGACGCCGGACCCGCGCCCGCCGACCCGGCGGCCGAGGCCGCGCGCATCCGGCCCGCCGCCGACGTGGTCGCGACCCGGTTGCGGGACCGGGCCGCCGCGGCGAGCGGCGACGCCAAGGACGTGCTGGAGACGACCGCCGCGATGGCGGCCGACCCGGCGCTGCTGTCCCAGTCCGAGAAGCTGGTCACCACCGACTCGCTGCCCGCCGCGCGGGCCGTGCACCAGGCCGCCGCCGGGTTCATCTCCGCGCTGGAGGCGGCCGGCGGGTACATGGCCGAACGCGCGCGCGACGTCCGCGACGTGCGCGACCGCCTGGTCGCCGAACTGCTCGGCGTGCCCGCGCCCGGCGTGCCCGCGCTGGCCGCGCCGTCGGTGCTGGTGGCCCGCGACCTCGCGCCCGCCGACACCGCCGGGCTCGACCCGGCCAAGGTGCTGGCCCTGGTCACCGAGGAGGGCGGGCCCACCTCGCACACCGCGATCCTGGCCCGCGCGCTCGGCATCCCGGCCGTGGTCGCGTGCCGCGGCGTGCTCGACCTCGACGTGCCGTCGCTGCTCGTGGACGGCGACACCGGCGAGGTGCGGGCGTCCGACGGCACGGTCCGCGCGGCGCGCGCCGAGGGCCGGGCGGAGTGGAACGGCGTCGGCGCGCTGCGCGACGGGCACCGGGTGAAGGTGCTCGGCAACGTCGGCTCGCCCGCCGACGCGGTGGCCGCCGCGGCCGGTGGCGCGGAGGGCGTGGGCCTGTTCCGGACCGAGTTCTGCTTCCTGTCGGCGTCGTCGGAGCCGTCCGTCGACGAGCAGCGCGCGGCCTACGCGGCGGTGCTCGCGCCGTTCGCGGGCAAGCCCGTGGTGGTGCGGACCCTGGACGCGGGCGCGGACAAGCCGCTGCCGTTCCTGGCGCCCGAGCCGGAGCCGAACCCGGCGCTGGGCGTGCGCGGCCTGCGGGTCGCCTTCGACCGCCCGGACGTGCTGGACCGCCAGCTGGAGGCGATCGCCCTGGCCGCCGCCGACACCGGCGCCGAGGTGTCGGTGATGGCGCCGATGGTGGCCACCGCCGCCGAGGCCGCCTGGTTCGTGGAACGGGCGCGCGCCGCCGGTCTGCGGCGGGCCGGCGTGATGATCGAGATCCCGGCGGCGGCGCTGGTCGCGCACGAGGTCCTGGCCGTGGTCGACTTCGTGTCCATCGGCACGAACGACCTGGCCCAGTACGTGTTCGCGGCGGACCGGCAGGTCGGCGCGGTGGCCGCGCTCAACGACCCGTGGCAGCCCGCCCTGCTCCGGCTGGTGCGGCTGGTCGGCGACGCGGGGGCCGCCCTGGGCAAGCCGGTCGGCGTGTGCGGCGAGGCCGCCGCCGACCCGCTGCTGGCGTGCGTGCTGACCGGGCTGGGCGTGACGAGCCTGTCGATGAACCACACCGCGCTGGCGGGCGTCGGCGCGAAGCTCGCGACGACCAGCTTCGACCTGTGCCAGTTGGCGGCCCGCGGCGCGGTGGCCGCCGCCGACCCGGCCTCGGCCAAGCTCGCCGCCCGCGCCCCGCACTAG
- a CDS encoding LysR family transcriptional regulator yields the protein MIDPRRLRVLRALADHSTVTAAARALHLTPSAVSQQLAALESEVGQELLRRRGRRVSLTAAGELLVRHANAVAAELERAQATLAAFAAGATGLVEVGSFASAITQVVAPALAALRSSAPGVTLRVRDVEGHASVPLLLDGEIDVAITEEYRLRTDDRRLTRFPLYTEPFDVVLPPGHRLAGRAEVGLADLADDDWVAPLPGNPVRDVVELACEQAGFAPRITHTSDDFRAVGALVRASAAVALVPRNAEPGLPVRGTAPLRRVVAAVRRGSERHPLVVLVRDALLAAVV from the coding sequence GTGATCGACCCGAGGCGGTTGCGGGTGCTGCGCGCGCTCGCCGACCACAGCACGGTGACGGCGGCGGCCCGGGCGCTGCACCTCACGCCGTCCGCCGTGTCGCAGCAGCTGGCCGCGCTGGAGTCCGAGGTGGGGCAGGAGCTGCTGCGGCGGCGGGGGCGGCGGGTGTCGCTGACGGCGGCGGGCGAGCTGCTGGTCCGGCACGCCAACGCGGTGGCGGCGGAGCTGGAGCGGGCGCAGGCGACGCTGGCCGCGTTCGCCGCGGGGGCCACCGGCCTGGTCGAGGTCGGCAGCTTCGCGTCGGCGATCACGCAGGTCGTCGCGCCCGCGCTGGCCGCGCTGCGGTCGTCCGCGCCGGGCGTGACGCTGCGGGTGCGCGACGTGGAGGGGCACGCCAGCGTGCCGCTGCTGCTGGACGGCGAGATCGACGTGGCGATCACCGAGGAGTACCGGCTGCGCACCGACGACCGGCGGCTGACCCGGTTCCCGCTCTACACCGAGCCGTTCGACGTGGTGCTGCCGCCGGGGCACCGGCTGGCGGGCCGGGCCGAGGTGGGCCTGGCCGACCTGGCGGACGACGACTGGGTGGCGCCGCTGCCCGGCAACCCGGTGCGGGACGTGGTGGAGCTGGCCTGCGAGCAGGCCGGGTTCGCGCCGCGGATCACGCACACGTCCGACGACTTCCGGGCCGTGGGCGCGCTGGTGCGCGCGAGCGCGGCCGTGGCGCTGGTGCCGCGCAACGCCGAGCCCGGTCTGCCGGTGCGCGGCACGGCGCCCCTGCGGCGGGTGGTCGCGGCGGTGCGCCGCGGCAGCGAGCGGCACCCGTTGGTCGTCCTGGTCCGCGACGCCCTGCTGGCCGCCGTGGTCTAG
- a CDS encoding glycine C-acetyltransferase, whose protein sequence is MYGAMREDLRAGLDEIRAAGLYKAERVIGTPQNAAVRVGSGDEVLNFCANNYLGLADHPELVRAAHEALDRWGFGMASVRFICGTQEPHKELEQRLSQFLGTEDTILYSSCFDANGGLFETLLGAEDAIISDALNHASIIDGVRLSKARRYRYENRNMADLEKQLEDAADARYRLIATDGVFSMDGYLAPLDEICDLAERHDALVMVDDSHAVGFTGPNGRGTPELFGVQDRVDVVTGTLGKALGGASGGYTSGRAEIVEMLRQRSRPYLFSNSLAPSITAAAIAALDLLSSSGELLTRLRENTALFRSRMTEAGFDLLPGEHPIIPVMIGDAAEASRMADLLLEQGVYVIGFSYPVVPHGKARIRTQMSAAHSTDDVNRAVDAFIAARERMAD, encoded by the coding sequence ATGTACGGCGCGATGCGCGAGGACCTGCGGGCCGGCCTGGACGAGATCCGCGCGGCCGGGCTCTACAAGGCGGAGCGGGTGATCGGCACCCCGCAGAACGCCGCCGTCCGGGTCGGCTCGGGCGACGAGGTGCTGAACTTCTGCGCCAACAACTACCTGGGCCTGGCCGACCACCCCGAGCTGGTCCGCGCGGCGCACGAGGCGCTGGACCGGTGGGGCTTCGGCATGGCGTCGGTGCGGTTCATCTGCGGCACGCAGGAGCCGCACAAGGAGCTGGAGCAGCGGCTCTCGCAGTTCCTCGGCACCGAGGACACCATCCTGTACAGCTCGTGCTTCGACGCCAACGGCGGCCTGTTCGAGACCCTGCTCGGCGCGGAGGACGCGATCATCTCCGACGCGCTGAACCACGCGTCGATCATCGACGGCGTCCGGCTGTCGAAGGCGCGCCGCTACCGGTACGAGAACCGGAACATGGCCGACCTGGAGAAGCAGCTCGAGGACGCCGCCGACGCGCGCTACCGGCTGATCGCGACCGACGGCGTGTTCTCCATGGACGGCTACCTCGCGCCGCTGGACGAGATCTGCGACCTGGCCGAGCGGCACGACGCGCTGGTCATGGTGGACGACTCGCACGCCGTCGGCTTCACCGGCCCGAACGGCCGCGGCACGCCCGAGCTGTTCGGCGTGCAGGACCGGGTGGACGTCGTCACCGGCACGCTCGGCAAGGCGCTGGGCGGCGCTTCCGGCGGCTACACGTCCGGGCGGGCGGAGATCGTGGAGATGCTGCGGCAGCGGTCGCGGCCCTACCTGTTCTCCAACTCGCTGGCGCCGTCGATCACCGCCGCCGCCATCGCCGCGCTCGACCTGCTCAGCTCGTCCGGCGAGCTGCTGACCAGGCTGCGCGAGAACACCGCCCTGTTCCGCTCGCGGATGACCGAGGCGGGCTTCGACCTGCTGCCGGGCGAGCACCCGATCATCCCGGTGATGATCGGCGACGCGGCGGAGGCGTCCCGGATGGCCGACCTGCTGCTGGAGCAGGGCGTCTACGTGATCGGCTTCTCGTACCCGGTGGTGCCGCACGGCAAGGCCCGGATCCGGACCCAGATGTCGGCGGCCCACTCGACCGACGACGTGAACCGGGCGGTGGACGCGTTCATCGCGGCCCGCGAGCGGATGGCGGACTGA
- a CDS encoding ribokinase, producing the protein MTVLVLGSANADLVVPVPHRPAAGETVLGGDTAVLPGGKGANTAVAAARLGATVALVGAVGADQYGELLLDSLSSSGVRTDFVRTSARPTGLAYITVTPDGENSIVVAPGANSDVGPSDVDALTWDGVSVLVCSLEVPAATVAHAIRVAADHGVRPVLNLSPVVEVPASALAPLDPLIVNEHEAAALAPSFAGLLALGPKSAVVTLGARGAAVVTPSGVVEVGAPEVSVVDTTGAGDAFAGALAAGLSSGSSLVDAAGFAARVAALSVTSAGAQPSYPTSERVRDASRPSRPHDPKGMV; encoded by the coding sequence GTGACTGTCCTGGTGCTCGGCTCGGCCAACGCGGACCTCGTCGTCCCGGTGCCGCACCGCCCCGCGGCCGGCGAGACGGTGCTCGGCGGCGACACCGCCGTGCTGCCCGGCGGCAAGGGCGCGAACACGGCGGTGGCCGCCGCCCGGCTCGGCGCGACCGTCGCGCTGGTCGGCGCGGTCGGCGCGGACCAGTACGGCGAGCTGCTGCTGGACTCGCTGTCGTCCTCGGGCGTGCGCACCGACTTCGTCCGCACGTCCGCGCGGCCGACCGGCCTGGCCTACATCACCGTCACCCCGGACGGCGAGAACTCGATCGTCGTCGCGCCCGGCGCGAACTCGGACGTCGGCCCGTCCGATGTGGACGCCCTCACCTGGGACGGCGTGTCGGTCCTGGTGTGCTCGCTGGAGGTCCCGGCGGCGACGGTCGCGCACGCGATCCGGGTGGCGGCCGATCACGGGGTGCGGCCGGTGCTGAACCTGTCCCCGGTGGTCGAGGTGCCCGCCTCGGCGCTGGCCCCGCTGGACCCGCTGATCGTGAACGAGCACGAGGCGGCGGCGCTGGCGCCGTCGTTCGCCGGGCTCCTGGCGCTCGGCCCGAAGTCCGCCGTGGTCACGCTGGGCGCGCGCGGCGCGGCCGTGGTCACGCCGTCCGGTGTGGTCGAGGTCGGCGCGCCCGAGGTGTCCGTCGTGGACACGACGGGCGCGGGCGACGCGTTCGCGGGCGCGCTGGCGGCCGGCCTGTCGTCCGGCTCGTCGCTGGTGGACGCGGCCGGGTTCGCCGCCCGGGTGGCCGCGCTGTCGGTGACGTCGGCCGGCGCGCAACCGTCCTACCCGACGTCGGAGCGGGTCCGGGACGCGTCTCGTCCTTCACGGCCCCACGATCCGAAGGGTATGGTCTAG